The sequence AACTTTGTGTCTCTGTGGTGGAGTTCCTCGCGCGCAAGATTAACCACAGAGGCACCGAGATATTCACCGAGACGCAAAGACGAAACCATCCTCGTCGCCGCTTGACTATAAATTTAGAATTAGTATAATTCGCAATTCATGGGAACGCGCAAAACAGCAAAACGAGGGAACGAACCAACGCTGCGGGGACTGACCCGGCAGCGTCGTCTGGTGTTGGATCTCGTGCGCGCTAAAGACGTGCATCCCACGGCGGCCGAAGTCTTCGAACAGGCGAGCAAGGCGATGCCCGGCATCAGCTTCGCAACGGTTTACAACTCGCTGCGGTTTCTGAAAGACGCAGGCATGATTCGCGAAATTGCCTCATTCGGTAAGAGTCCCAGCCGCTACGACAGCGAAACTTATCGGCACGATCATGCCGTTTGTTCATCGTGCGGCAACCTGGTCGATTTTGACCTGCCCGGGACGGTGGAACTGATGCGATCAGCCGCGCGCGCGGCGCGCTTCAAGGCTGAGTCGGTGCATTTGACCCTGGTCGGGATTTGTCCGAAATGTCGGGCGGAATAAGCAGTTCGTTTTAATTTGAAACGTCGCGAGAATGAATCCGCGCGACCAATAGCCAATCACTTAGGAGGAAGAATGTCAGCAACAGGTACAGCAATAGCAACAACTTACGATGCGGCGCAGGTCGGAAAGCCGGCGCCGGATTTTGAAATTCCATCAACCAAGAACATCGAAAAATTGAACGAGCCGGTGAAGCTTTCCGATTATCGCGGCAAGTGGGTCGTACTACTTTTTTACCCGTTGGATTTTACTTTCGTTTGTCCCACCGAACTTACGGCGTTCAGCGATCGCTACGATGACTTCGAAGGCATTGACGCCGAAATAATCGGCGTTTCGACCGACTCAGCCTTTTCGCACCGCGCCTGGCTGCAAACCCCGCGCGACAAAGGCGGCGTTGAAGGCCTTCGCTTCCCGCTTGGCGCGGACATCACGAAGAGCATGTCCCGCGATTACGGCGTGCTGATCGAAGATCGCGGCATCGCCCTGCGCGGTCTGTTCGTGATCGATCCGGAAGGCGTCCTGCGTTACAAGGTCGTGCACGATCTGAACATCGGACGTTCGGCCGAAGAGACGCTGCGCGTTATCCAGGCGCTCCAGACCGGCGGCCTTTGCCAGGCTGAGTGGCGGCCAGGTCAGGAAACGATCAAGGCGTAAGGCTTCGTAACGTTGTTCTATCGGTCCCATTCGTCCCATAGGTTTATGGGACTTATGGGGCTGAGGAGATTTTTACCATGCCCATGAGAATTGGAACACCACTGCCTTCACTGGAAGGCGCAACCGAATGGCTGAGTAGTTCTGCCGCAGATGCTTTGAAAGATGCCGATGGACAACCGGTCTTGATTCACTTCTGGTCAGTGAGCTGCGGGATGTGTAAAGACAATCTGCCGCGCGTGGCCGAATGGCGTGAAGCGTATCGGGACGCCGGTTTGCGCGTCATCGCGATTCA is a genomic window of Pyrinomonadaceae bacterium containing:
- a CDS encoding Fur family transcriptional regulator, whose translation is MGTRKTAKRGNEPTLRGLTRQRRLVLDLVRAKDVHPTAAEVFEQASKAMPGISFATVYNSLRFLKDAGMIREIASFGKSPSRYDSETYRHDHAVCSSCGNLVDFDLPGTVELMRSAARAARFKAESVHLTLVGICPKCRAE
- a CDS encoding peroxiredoxin → MSATGTAIATTYDAAQVGKPAPDFEIPSTKNIEKLNEPVKLSDYRGKWVVLLFYPLDFTFVCPTELTAFSDRYDDFEGIDAEIIGVSTDSAFSHRAWLQTPRDKGGVEGLRFPLGADITKSMSRDYGVLIEDRGIALRGLFVIDPEGVLRYKVVHDLNIGRSAEETLRVIQALQTGGLCQAEWRPGQETIKA